Genomic window (Rossellomorea aquimaris):
GGTATCTTTATCGCTATGTTTGCACTCAATACCCGGCTGGCCTTCTTCTGTTTATTCACCTTGCCGGTCATTTTTATGATTATGAATCTTTACCGCAAGTTTAGCGCCATCTTCTATCAGGATATGCGTGAGAGATTGAGTCAGCTTAATGCAAAACTTAGTGAGTCTCTTCAGGGAATGTCCATTATCCAGGTGTTCAGGCAGGAAAAAAGATTAAGGGAAGAATTCGGAGATATCAATGAAAAACACTATTTAGCAGGAATGAAAAATATAAAAGTGGATGGATTATTATTAAGGCCCGCCATTGATCTGGTGTATGTGGCAGCATTAATTGTAGTTTTAAGTTATTTTGGCGTGACATCATTCAATCAGCCTATTGAAATAGGGGTTTTATATGCATTTGTTAATTACCTGGACCGATTCTTTGAGCCGGTCAATCAAATCATGATGAGACTATCCATGTTTCAGCAGGCAATCATTGCCTCTTCCCGTGTCTTTAAGCTGCTGGATGAAGAGGAACTTTCCCCAGCACAGAATGTAGAAAATCATTCGAAAAAAACAATCCGTGAAGGTGAAATAACATTTGAGAATGTTTCATTCTCTTATGATGGTAAGAGAGATATTCTTAAAAATATTTCATTTACCGCAAGACCTGGAGAAACTGTCGCTTTAGTCGGACACACAGGAAGTGGAAAGAGCTCAATCATCAATTTACTCATGAGATTCTATGAATTTGATCGTGGAAACATTCTAATAGACGGTCAAAACATCAGGTCTTATCCAGTAGAGGAGCTCCGTGGAAAAATGGGGCTTGTCCTTCAGGATCCATTTCTCTTCTTCGGAACCATCAGAGATAATATTAAGCTTTATTCAGAAGTCATGACGGAAAAAGAAGTGGTGGGAGCTGCCACATTCGTTCAAGCCAATGCTTTTATAGAAAGATTACCTGAAGCGTATGGGCATCCAGTGGTTGAGAGGGGTTCAACGTTTTCGAGTGGCCAAAGGCAATTAATCGCTTTTGCGAGAACCATCGCAACCAGACCGAAAATCCTTGTTCTCGATGAAGCAACAGCCAATATCGATACGGAAACCGAAGAAGCCATCCAAGGGGCATTATCAAGAATGAGAAAAGGGAGAACAACGATTGCCATTGCTCATAGACTTTCTACGATTCAAGATGCTGACCTCATACTGGTTCTTCATCAGGGGGAGATTGTCGAGAGAGGAAGTCATCAGGAATTACTGGTTCAAAAAGGGATCTACCACAAAATGTATCTTCTTCAAAATGGCTTAGTTGATGGCATGGAAGATGCCGTAACGAGTAAGTGAAGGTTTGAAAGGCAGACTCTATAAATTTAGAGCCTGCCTTTTGGTCGTTGATATTTATATTAGAATAGTATAATTGTATTCAATATTGCCTTAGCTCATTTGAGGTGAGCACTTTTTTATGTATAGGGAGTTGTAGCTATTTAACAGACGATCAAGTTCCTGACTAAATTGAATAGCTTGAGGTGACGTGAGTCCATTTTCAGCAACAATATCAATTAATTGAGCACGCTTTTTTTCAATTCGTTCGAGAAGCTCTTTTTTAGACACGGCTGTTTCCTTTCTTTTGTATGTCCTTACAAACGGAATACAAAACTAGTAATAACTGTAACTTTTTATTAGTATAACGAAAATTGAACTGTTTTTCAAAACAAAATTATTGGTTTTATAAAAAAGAAAAGAGAGTTTAACACATTTGAAAAAGTAAATTGTGCATGTAATATAATGGTCACAAATCTTTCACACAAACATTCCTCATAGAATCCGGTTTTGTTTGATAGAATAGATATATATACTGAAATGTAGGAGTTGTAAAAATGTCTGACATTAATATTTTCTTAGCCTTTGGAGCAGGTTTCCTTAGCTTCATCTCTCCATGCTGCCTTCCATTATATCCCGCTTTTCTTTCTTATATAACAGGAATGAGTGTGAATGAGCTCAAAACAGATAATGCAATGCTTCAAAGAAGAAGTTTATTACATACGTTATTTTTCTTAGTCGGTTTCTCGGCAATCTTTATCGCCATCGGTTTTGGTACTTCCCTTATCGGAAACTTCTTTTTAGATTATAAAGATCTCATTCGTCAGCTTGGTGCTATCTTCATTGTCATATTTGGATTGGTGGTCATCGGCGTATTCACACCGGAAACATTGATGAAGGACCGTCGCATTGAATTCAAGAATAGGCCGGCAGGCTTTTTTGGCTCCGTATTAATCGGAATGGCATTCGCTGCCGGCTGGACACCATGTACCGGGCCGATTCTTGCTTCCGTTCTGGCTCTTGCCGCCTCTAATCCAGGTTCGGGCGTCATATATATGACAGCTTACGTATTAGGGTTTGCCATTCCGTTTTTCATTCTGTCATTCTTTATCGGAAGAATGCAATGGATCAGAAAAAACAGTGGAAAGATTGTAAAGGTAGGAGGATATGTGATGATTGTGGTAGGAATCATGCTATTCTTTGATTGGATGACCGTCATTCTAGCTTACCTTACTTCGGTATTTGGAGGATTCACTGGGTTTTAAACCAATAAAATAATAGAATAGAATATACAGTTCATTACGCTTTATGGTATAGTTTAAATGGATGAATTAGGAAATCAGATTCAATAGACATCGGGTAGTGAATACGAGGAGGAAACATCTGTGGCAACGATACTTGTAGTGGATGATGCGAAATTTATGAGAATGACTCTTGGAAGCATGCTTTCCTCTGGCGGTCACGAAGTCGTAGGTGAAGCAGAAAATGGACTTATCGCCGTAGAAAAATATCGTGAGCTTCAGCCGGATTTGGTGACAATGGACATCACGATGCCCGAGCTGGATGGAATAGAAGCGGTTAGAAGAATTTTATCCGAGTTCCCCCAAGCTAAAGTAATTATGTGTTCAGCTATGGGTCAACAAAAGGTAGTGGTGGAAGCCATTGAAGCGGGAGCGAAGGACTTTATTGTGAAACCCTTTGACGAAGTACGGGTAGATGAAGCCATCAAAAGAGTTTTAGGGTGATAAATCAAAAGAGAGGTTAAGGTTCTATTCAACCTCTCTTTTTTTGTGTTTTCGTTTTCCTCTCATTTGGGCTATAATAGGGAAAGGTATGAAAGTAGAAAATAAAAGGATGATGATGGTTTATGATGATTGCTTCATCCATTGTTGCGATTTGCATGGGTTTTATGGTGATATTTATTAGAATGAAGGCTCAGAAAAAGCCTGTTAGCAGCAAGAAGATTATCTTACCTCCTTTGTTTATGAGTACGGGTGCGTTAATGTTCTTATTTCCTGTTTTTCGAGTCACTTTAGGAGAGTTTCTAGAAGCGATCACCGTTGGAATGATCTTTTCTATATTGTTGATCAAGACTTCTAAATTCGAAATTCGTGATAATGATATTTATTTAAAACGTTCTAAAGCGTTCGCATTTATATTGATTGGGCTCCTATTAATACGAATATTGGCCAAGTCCATTCTAAGTGCATCGATCGATTATGGTGAACTTAGTGGGATGTTCTGGATTCTTGCCTTTGGTATGATTGTTCCGTGGAGGATCACCATGTATCTTCAATATAGAAAGCTGCAACAAGAGCAACAAGATTTAACAACGAATTCAATTTAATGCATTGGAAAAAATAGCAGGGTGATTCCTATCACGCTGCTATTTTATTTGGGAATTTCTTCACAGGAGATTACAATTTCTTTACAAAGGAGACCAAAATGCTTACGGTTGAGGCATTTAGGGCAAAGAGAGAGATGAAGAAAATAACAAGAGATATTGGTGGGATAAGTTTTGTTTACACTAGCAGATATTTGGACGTTTTTTCTGGCATTCTTTCTAACACTGCCACTGGTCACCATCGTCCATGAAGCAGGTCATATCCTCGTTGCTCGCATATTTGGTGCAAAGATAAAATTTTGCATTGGAACCGGTAAGCATTTATTGAGCATTGGACCATTGGAAGTAAAGAGGATGTATTTTATGGAAGGTTGGTGTCAATATACAGAATTGAAGTATAATAAGGTGTGGGTTCATGTACTTATTTACATTTCGGGAAGTTTATTTAACTTGCTTGCGATTTTAGCCATTAACTTCCTGATATTTGAAGGAGTCATTCCTGTTCATATCTTTTTCTATCAATTTGTGTATTTCTCCGTTTATTTTATATTCTTTTCATTGTTTCCGTTTCGAAATGGAGAAGGGAAACCAAGTGATGGACAAGCGATACTTGACGTCATTAGATACGGTAAGGCAGAGGATCCCATTGATTAATCATATAAAAAAGGTAAACGACTATCGTTTACCTTTTTTTGCTTTCTTCCATTTATAAAACAAAAATGCCGCTCCTATAATAAAAATCAAATATAGCACAATCGGAATAATTAGTATCGATCCCATCCTATTTCCTTCCTGTCAACTAGAATAAATGTTCGTAAGGGGTTACATCTATTTGCATTTCGTTTAGTTTTTTTCGAAGAAACTTATGATCTCGTTTCGGAGTCGCCAGGATATATCCTCTAATGACTAATTCCTGAGTAATGGAAGAGGCTCTGTCTTTTAAAGCCAATTCTCCAATTTTACCCGCAATTTTTTGCTTCGCTACGTCTCTAAATAATTCTGGTACGGGTGTGACCAGCTCATTGAGCATTTTCTTTTCCTCATCACCCCATAAATGGATGGTTTCATTCACATAATGCTCTTCCCAGTCCAAATCGGATTTTCCATCCTCTTTAGGAAATCTCTTTAAGAATTTCCTGAACATAAAGAATCCACCAATAGCAAATGAAGCCACTAAAAATACGACCCAAAACAGTATGAAATATAAGAACCAACCTTCAAGCATGCTTTCACCTCAATTTTTCAAAAAGCGTATGTATCGTATTCATTATAGACAAGGGAAAAGCTTGTGACAAGAATATCGTCGTTTTTACAAAAGAAGTCTATACTGTTCTTAATTAGAAATGATATACTAATAAATAACAAATATCGCGAAAATTCTTTCTATTTCGATTCTCGTGCTTGTATGGATAGGGGGCTCACAGGATGATATATAGAGGGAGAATAGTATCAGTGCTCATTGGACTTTTACTAGTCTTAACATGGGATTTTATTTATTACTTTGTTCTGCATTATCCAGTGGATTTGAAAGTAGATTTGGTGTTCACTCTATTGATTCTCTTTATCAGCTACTATATGGGGAAAAATTATGACACAAGCTATAAAACTTTAGCTGCCCTGCGAAAGAGTGAAGAGAGAGTGAAGCTTCTAAATGAAGAAATGCAGCATGTGCTCCAGAGTATCGATGAAGTTGTCTTTCATACCAATTCCAAAGGAGAGTTTCAATTTCTGAATCAATCCTGGGAAGACTACACGGGATATACGGTTAAAGAAAGTTTACATAAGAATGCACTTCATTTCATATCCCTACATGAACGTCATGAAATTCTTCGAATGGTAAGACAAAGCATAAGCTTGAAAAAGGAAAAAATGAAAATGGACTTCTCATATCAGAAGAGGGATGGACAGTATCGTTGGGGTGAAGTGAATGTTAAGTTAAACTACAATGAAAATGGTGAACTTCTTGGTACGGTAGGAACCATCTCAGACATTACTGAAAGAGTACATAATGAAGAAGAATTGATTGAAATGAATGAAACGTTAGCCATTGAATCTCAAAAACTATCTGTCGCCGGGCAATTAGCAGCCGGAATTGCACATGAGGTACGTAATCCCCTTACTTCGATCAACGGCTTCTTACAGTTATTAAGAGATGATGCCGATGAGAAGACGAAGGAATACTTAGGGATTGTCTTTTCTGAAATTAAGAGGATCGAACTTGTGCTGAGCGAATTGTTGATTCTTGCAAAGCCGCAATCCGTTACATATAGACGAATCAATATTATTGAGACCCTTGATCATGTTGCGAAATTATTAAATACTAATGCCATTTTATATAATATTGAAATCCAGACCGATTTTCAAGAAAGTGAGCTCCATATTCGTGGAGATGAAAATCAGCTGAAACAAGTATTTATTAACTTACTTAAAAACGCCATAGAATCGATGCCTCATGGAGGAACGATTACGATAAGTGCAGACTTGTCCTCTTATAACAAGGTTCAATTAACCTTCAAAGATGAAGGAGTAGGCATGAAAAAAGAAACGCTGGATAAACTCGGAGAGCCTTTCTTCACAACGAAGACCAAGGGCACGGGCTTAGGCCTCACCATATGTCTAAGAATTCTTCGTGATCATGGAGCGGATATCAGGGTGCAAAGCGAGCAGGGAGAAGGAACCACCTTCCATATCTTGTTTGAAGCTGTTCAGGCTTCAGAGAGAAAAAGGAGGGAAACCTTACAAAACTTACAAAACCAATGAAATAAGAGCCTTTATGGATCGAACATAAGGGCTCTTCCGTGTGTGAAGATATGGCGGGACTGCCTGGGAATCGAACCCAGCGGAGACGGCACGCGCCTCCCAAGAGGTTTTGAAGACCTAGGCAAGCACCAGCTCAACAATCAGCCCCGAGAATAAGTATATATATGTTATACCATGGAAGAAAAACTTGTACAAATGTTTTTAGAACCTATAGGTACCATTGACCTGTGTGTAAAGTATGATAATCAGATGGGAAATAGGCTATATATTTAAAATATTTATAAGATTTAAACTTTGGAGAAATTAGAAAATACTTCTTTACCAGTCGATTCTCCCCGTGATAAGATACTTTTTGCCGGCTTATCATTAATTGAAGAAAGCGATTTCCTTTAGGAATTGCTTGCCTTCTATACTTGAACATGTTGATTGAGACAGAGAGGGGAAAACAAGTATGAAAAAAGTATGGTTTTTAGGTCTGGGTCTATCTTTAGCATTGGTTGGATGTTCTGATTCAGGTTCTGACGTAGCTAAAAAAGAGGAAGCAACAAATGCAAAGGAAGAAAACGCAAATGTTGCTGGGGAGTTAATGGATTTTTATTTAAATTTAACAACAACCGTCAATGGTGTTGATATTGATCTTAATGGATATGAAGAAGCGATTGCAGGAGAAGAGCCTCCTGCAGGAGAAGAGTTGGAAAAAATGAAGGAAGCTGCTGCAGCATCAGCAACTGAATCTGCTAAAGCGGTAGAAAGCATGGAGATCCCTGGAGATCTTGGTGATCATAAAGATTCGGTGGAATCATTCAAATCGACCCTGACAGAATCATATAATATGAAAGCTGAAGCACTCTCTAAAGAGGGCGAAACAGATTTAACGGCAGCCAATGAAAAATTAAACGAAGCAGAAAATCAAATCAAAGAGATTCTTGATGAAGCAGGGTTAGTAAGCTCAAGCTTAATAAGTGATTTAAACGGATGATAAATTTAAAAAGCGATTCCATGAAATGGTGGATACGCTTTTTATTTTCATATAGTCTCCTTTTTCTCTCTTTTTACCTATATAAAAGATGAGAGGAGGGAAAAGGATGGAAACTATTATTTCATTCGTTTCTGAAGTAGGCTTTCCGATTGTTGTCACGATGTATCTCCTATATCGTATTGAGACGAAACTGGATGCCGTGATCACGTCGATACAAACACTACCTCAGCAGTTAAAAGAATAATAGAAAGGAGGCCACTCATTTCACATGAGTGGCCTCCTTTCCTTTCTAATTATGGAAGTTCAATAATAGTTAAAGTGATATAGGAACGAATGTTCTAATAGGTGACATTTCCTTTCACGTATATCTTCTTAGTTTGATATAATTTAGGGAGATATTCAAAGACCGGAGAGGAGACAACAGCAGTGAAATTCATTCATACCGCCGATTGGCACTTAGGTAAACTGGTTCATGGCATTTATATGACAGAAGAACAACGCTATATATTAGAGCAATTGATAGAACTAGTGAAAGAGGAGAAGCCTGATGCAGTGGTGATTGCAGGGGATCTTTATGATCGATCCGTTCCTCCTACTGAAGCTGTAGAGTTATTGGATGAGGTGTTATTCCGGATTAATGTAGAGTTAAACACACCCATAGTGGCTGTATCAGGAAATCATGATAGTGCAGAACGATTATCATTCGGTTCATCATGGTACAAGCATAGTCACTTTTACTTGAAAGGGAAGCTGACAAATGACTTTACTCCATTTACTATTAATGGGGTTAATTTCCACTGCGTTCCCTACGCTGAGCCTGGTAATGTCAGACAAGCCCTTGAAGATGATTCTATCAATTCTCATCACGCTGCAATGGAAGCGATAGTGCAACGGATTGAAGAAAATATGAATCCCAATGAACCACATGTCTTTGTGGGTCATGCATTTGTGCTGGGTGGTAAAACCACAGATTCAGAGCGCACTCTTTCTGTTGGAGGATCTGGTTGTGTCGGTGCAGATGTGTTTAAGCCATTTCATTATACAGCCCTGGGGCATCTTCATAGTCCGGATGCAATTAAGCATGAAACGATTCGATATTCCGGATCTCTATTAAAATACTCATTTTCTGAAGCGAGTCAGCGAAAATCAGTGAGCATAGTAGAAATGGAAGGGGACGGATCATTCCATTTACGAGAAAAAGAGCTTCAGCCGAAACAGGATATGAGAGAACTTCAGGGACTGATGGAAGAGCTTCTTGATCCCGCATTCTATCAATCCCAGAAAGTAGATGACTATTTAAAGATCACGTTACATGATGAAGGAACGTTAATCGATCCCATCAATCAATTGCGCCAAGTTTATCCTAACGTCCTTCATTTGGAGAGGAAAATGGATCTCACCGATGCAAAGAAGAAAAATACGTTCCGTGTACTAGAGGATAAGAAAAGGTCGGAGCTTGACTTGTTTAAAGAATTCTACGGGGATATGACGACAGGTGAATTTTCCGATGAAAAGGTACAAGTCCTGCAGAACGTTATTGAACAAGCGAGAAAGGAGGTCGATCAAGCATGAAGCCTCTACAATTAGTAATGCAAGCCTTTGGGCCCTATGCAGGAAGAGAAACGATTGATTTTCGTTCGTTGGGGAACCGCACAATGTTCGTGATATCCGGGAAGACAGGATCAGGTAAGACGACTATTTTTGATGGAATATCCTATGCGATATACGGAAAGGCAAGTGGTGAAGATCGCAGTCCGACTGAACTGAGAAGTCAATTTGCAAGTAATGATGTTATTACTGAGGTTGAGCTGATATTCAGTTTAAGAGGCAGATCGTATCGTATTTGGCGCTCCCCTCAGCAGGACAAAAAGAAAGCAAGAGGGGAAGGCTACACAACCATCAATGCCCGATCTGAATTATACGTATACGATGAAGATGGGAAAGAACAGTTACTGGCGGCTAACGTCAGAGACGTGGATGAGAAGATCAAAGGGTT
Coding sequences:
- a CDS encoding cytochrome c biogenesis protein CcdA, producing MSDINIFLAFGAGFLSFISPCCLPLYPAFLSYITGMSVNELKTDNAMLQRRSLLHTLFFLVGFSAIFIAIGFGTSLIGNFFLDYKDLIRQLGAIFIVIFGLVVIGVFTPETLMKDRRIEFKNRPAGFFGSVLIGMAFAAGWTPCTGPILASVLALAASNPGSGVIYMTAYVLGFAIPFFILSFFIGRMQWIRKNSGKIVKVGGYVMIVVGIMLFFDWMTVILAYLTSVFGGFTGF
- a CDS encoding ABC transporter transmembrane domain-containing protein, which translates into the protein MDTIPTLTAKEQRNIFFRLMKYTKPHKKTILFAFSLLLLTTIGDVFGPILIKVFIDDYLTPREFPYGPLVGLGATYLFIQIGNVLISYFQILKFQEIALKIIQQIRVDVFTKVQGLGMRYFDKTPAGSIVSRVTNDTEAIKDMFVSVLVSFIQGAFLLTGIFIAMFALNTRLAFFCLFTLPVIFMIMNLYRKFSAIFYQDMRERLSQLNAKLSESLQGMSIIQVFRQEKRLREEFGDINEKHYLAGMKNIKVDGLLLRPAIDLVYVAALIVVLSYFGVTSFNQPIEIGVLYAFVNYLDRFFEPVNQIMMRLSMFQQAIIASSRVFKLLDEEELSPAQNVENHSKKTIREGEITFENVSFSYDGKRDILKNISFTARPGETVALVGHTGSGKSSIINLLMRFYEFDRGNILIDGQNIRSYPVEELRGKMGLVLQDPFLFFGTIRDNIKLYSEVMTEKEVVGAATFVQANAFIERLPEAYGHPVVERGSTFSSGQRQLIAFARTIATRPKILVLDEATANIDTETEEAIQGALSRMRKGRTTIAIAHRLSTIQDADLILVLHQGEIVERGSHQELLVQKGIYHKMYLLQNGLVDGMEDAVTSK
- a CDS encoding response regulator — encoded protein: MATILVVDDAKFMRMTLGSMLSSGGHEVVGEAENGLIAVEKYRELQPDLVTMDITMPELDGIEAVRRILSEFPQAKVIMCSAMGQQKVVVEAIEAGAKDFIVKPFDEVRVDEAIKRVLG
- a CDS encoding aspartyl-phosphate phosphatase Spo0E family protein; this translates as MSKKELLERIEKKRAQLIDIVAENGLTSPQAIQFSQELDRLLNSYNSLYIKKCSPQMS
- a CDS encoding DUF2621 domain-containing protein, translated to MLEGWFLYFILFWVVFLVASFAIGGFFMFRKFLKRFPKEDGKSDLDWEEHYVNETIHLWGDEEKKMLNELVTPVPELFRDVAKQKIAGKIGELALKDRASSITQELVIRGYILATPKRDHKFLRKKLNEMQIDVTPYEHLF
- a CDS encoding site-2 protease family protein produces the protein MFTLADIWTFFLAFFLTLPLVTIVHEAGHILVARIFGAKIKFCIGTGKHLLSIGPLEVKRMYFMEGWCQYTELKYNKVWVHVLIYISGSLFNLLAILAINFLIFEGVIPVHIFFYQFVYFSVYFIFFSLFPFRNGEGKPSDGQAILDVIRYGKAEDPID
- a CDS encoding YvrJ family protein, translated to METIISFVSEVGFPIVVTMYLLYRIETKLDAVITSIQTLPQQLKE
- a CDS encoding cytochrome c biogenesis protein CcdC, with amino-acid sequence MMIASSIVAICMGFMVIFIRMKAQKKPVSSKKIILPPLFMSTGALMFLFPVFRVTLGEFLEAITVGMIFSILLIKTSKFEIRDNDIYLKRSKAFAFILIGLLLIRILAKSILSASIDYGELSGMFWILAFGMIVPWRITMYLQYRKLQQEQQDLTTNSI
- a CDS encoding exonuclease SbcCD subunit D, which translates into the protein MKFIHTADWHLGKLVHGIYMTEEQRYILEQLIELVKEEKPDAVVIAGDLYDRSVPPTEAVELLDEVLFRINVELNTPIVAVSGNHDSAERLSFGSSWYKHSHFYLKGKLTNDFTPFTINGVNFHCVPYAEPGNVRQALEDDSINSHHAAMEAIVQRIEENMNPNEPHVFVGHAFVLGGKTTDSERTLSVGGSGCVGADVFKPFHYTALGHLHSPDAIKHETIRYSGSLLKYSFSEASQRKSVSIVEMEGDGSFHLREKELQPKQDMRELQGLMEELLDPAFYQSQKVDDYLKITLHDEGTLIDPINQLRQVYPNVLHLERKMDLTDAKKKNTFRVLEDKKRSELDLFKEFYGDMTTGEFSDEKVQVLQNVIEQARKEVDQA
- a CDS encoding ATP-binding protein; its protein translation is MIYRGRIVSVLIGLLLVLTWDFIYYFVLHYPVDLKVDLVFTLLILFISYYMGKNYDTSYKTLAALRKSEERVKLLNEEMQHVLQSIDEVVFHTNSKGEFQFLNQSWEDYTGYTVKESLHKNALHFISLHERHEILRMVRQSISLKKEKMKMDFSYQKRDGQYRWGEVNVKLNYNENGELLGTVGTISDITERVHNEEELIEMNETLAIESQKLSVAGQLAAGIAHEVRNPLTSINGFLQLLRDDADEKTKEYLGIVFSEIKRIELVLSELLILAKPQSVTYRRINIIETLDHVAKLLNTNAILYNIEIQTDFQESELHIRGDENQLKQVFINLLKNAIESMPHGGTITISADLSSYNKVQLTFKDEGVGMKKETLDKLGEPFFTTKTKGTGLGLTICLRILRDHGADIRVQSEQGEGTTFHILFEAVQASERKRRETLQNLQNQ